In Clostridia bacterium, the genomic window TAATGGCATCTCTCGGGTTTTCGATATGAGTACCGCCCCAACCGTCGCCGTGTTCACCGAAATAACGGCCCCGGGTGCTCTTCCTGGCGTTGGGGATGACCCCGCTCCAGGTCATGCCCACTTCCGCCCCGGCCAGGTGCTCGGAGAGCAATCCCACTACATGGTGATCCAGGATAATGGCTTCATCCACCACTTTGCAGAGGTGGGAGGCAAACATACCGATGGTGGCGCTGCCGCAGCCCACCCGCATTTTGGTGTCTTCCACCCCGTTAATGACAGGACGGTGTCCCACTTGAATCTCCAGGGTGGCCCCGTTTTCAACTTTGAGAGTCACTCTCTCACCGTTACAAATATCCACGATGGTCCGGGCCACCATGAAGCCGGCTTTGCCTGTCAAAAGATTGGCGCCGCCGATGGAGAGCATTTTGGACCCGTATTCCTCCGTATCCACCATGCCCACCACTTGGCCGTTGCGCCGGACTTTGGCGCCTTCCTCACCGATGAAGAAATTGGTGTCTATTTTCACTTTCACGCCGCTGTAACTCAGGGGGGCTTCCGTCACCACGGAAACCACGTCCACCCCGTCCACTTCGTCCTGGACGATATGGGGTGCCGGGCGGCAGCACGGGTAAGCGGTGCCTGCTCCCACCGCCGTAATCAGCGGTTTTAAGTCCAGGGGTTTCCGGTAGTTGAACTCCGTTACCAGTTCCCGGTTCCGCACCAGCTTGCCGCCGGTATTGACGTAGCGCTTGCAGGCGCCGGTATAACCCGGTTTCACTTCACACTGGACCGGACAAGAAGTACACTTCACCATACCTTCCGCCGATTGGGCCTGCTTACTCAATGCCTCATGCCGGCAGACTTTGATACAAATACCGCAGCCGACGCACTTATCCCGGTCGAACACTGCTTTCTTGTCCACCACCTGCACCGCACCGAGGGGGCAGTTGGTGGCACACAGGTTACATCCCTTACACTTTTCCACTGCTACAACGATCATCATTCATCCCTCACTGCTATACTATTTGCACCTGCCTGGATGCCGGCGGTGTATGCTTGCTCTTCAGCGCCTTGATCTCCCCATCCACCATAACCATGGCCACACCGGGAATGTC contains:
- a CDS encoding 4Fe-4S binding protein, whose translation is MIVVAVEKCKGCNLCATNCPLGAVQVVDKKAVFDRDKCVGCGICIKVCRHEALSKQAQSAEGMVKCTSCPVQCEVKPGYTGACKRYVNTGGKLVRNRELVTEFNYRKPLDLKPLITAVGAGTAYPCCRPAPHIVQDEVDGVDVVSVVTEAPLSYSGVKVKIDTNFFIGEEGAKVRRNGQVVGMVDTEEYGSKMLSIGGANLLTGKAGFMVARTIVDICNGERVTLKVENGATLEIQVGHRPVINGVEDTKMRVGCGSATIGMFASHLCKVVDEAIILDHHVVGLLSEHLAGAEVGMTWSGVIPNARKSTRGRYFGEHGDGWGGTHIENPRDAI